A region from the Acidobacteriota bacterium genome encodes:
- a CDS encoding antitoxin of toxin-antitoxin stability system, translating into MRTIEKTVYQFSELSDDAKKNAREWYRGCLDETDYSYVIDDAVNMASIIGITVDARAWRNSNGFTGKTPKIYFSGFSSQGDGASFEGDYRYKKGAAAAVAYESGNDATLINIAKRLQEIQRRNFYGLRANISTSGRYYHKYTMRADVFDRFGERVKDDISEEILDEMREFARWIYKRLEQEYEYINSDETIEESILSNEYEFFENGEIAC; encoded by the coding sequence AAGAAAAACGCGCGCGAATGGTACCGCGGATGTTTAGACGAAACCGATTATTCTTACGTTATAGACGACGCGGTAAACATGGCGTCAATAATCGGTATTACAGTTGACGCGCGCGCCTGGCGAAATTCAAACGGATTTACAGGAAAAACGCCAAAAATCTATTTTTCCGGGTTTTCTTCACAAGGCGACGGCGCAAGTTTTGAAGGCGACTACAGATATAAAAAGGGTGCCGCGGCCGCTGTTGCGTATGAAAGCGGAAATGACGCCACACTAATAAACATCGCCAAACGCTTGCAAGAAATTCAACGCCGTAATTTCTACGGATTGCGCGCGAACATTTCAACGTCCGGCCGTTATTACCACAAATACACAATGCGCGCGGATGTTTTCGACCGTTTCGGAGAAAGAGTCAAGGATGATATTTCCGAAGAAATATTAGACGAAATGCGCGAATTTGCACGCTGGATATATAAACGCCTTGAACAAGAATATGAATATATAAATTCAGACGAAACAATAGAAGAAAGCATTTTATCTAATGAATATGAATTTTTTGAGAATGGAGAAATAGCATGTTAA